A stretch of DNA from Verrucomicrobiota bacterium:
AAAAAAGCGGCTCGGGATTTTTGGGGTTTCAATTTGACCCTCAAAGGGGAATTTCAAGTCGAATAGGCGAATACAAGCTCGCGCTGAAAAGTACCGTAGCCATAACCCTGCCAACGAAGGAGCATATGACTCAAAATGTTCCCGCCGTCATTGTCTCAGAGGACTCGACACGCATTGAAGATGGCAATATCGTCCAGCCTGTTAAAATCCATCCCAATTTTCTTTGATTGATAAAGTGCAGAATTCCCAACGAAGACAACGACGACTTTTCGTGGTGGGCCTATTGCTCCTCACGGTACTAGTGTTCCTGCTCCAACTGGCCAAAGTTACCGACGTGATGAATCATGGGTGGATCAAGGACCCGGAGCGCAAAATTCCTGACGGAAATGTGATCGTCTCACCAGCGGACGGAACGGTTATTTACGTCAAACGAATTGATAATGGAATGATGCCTGTCAGCACTAAGGAAGGGGTCTCTGTTCCAATTAACGAACACCTGAAAACCGAATCTTCCGAAACCAGTTTCAAAAACGGGTATCTGATCGGAATATACATGAATACACAAGGGGTTCACATCTCGCGTATGCCCACCAACGGGCAACTCCTGGAGCACCGCATATTTAATGGTCCGCACATGGTGATGGATGACATGGAGCTTAAAATCATCAAAAGCCAATT
This window harbors:
- a CDS encoding phosphatidylserine decarboxylase, with product MIDKVQNSQRRQRRLFVVGLLLLTVLVFLLQLAKVTDVMNHGWIKDPERKIPDGNVIVSPADGTVIYVKRIDNGMMPVSTKEGVSVPINEHLKTESSETSFKNGYLIGIYMNTQGVHISRMPTNGQLLEHRIFNGPHMVMDDMELKIIKSQLIPGVVTAKKLFGIPPFDLEKEGDYILKSARDVMEFEDERGATIILIRIADYWLGKLLTWINEGENIERGEKIGYITWGSQTDIFIEDTPGLEIVTSMGEYVYGGQTVIAEY